The DNA window CTTAGTTTCATTCAATGTAATTTAATGCACTTATTAAAAATGGGGATTGCCTGTCTAAGATTATTTTGAATGTAGGGATAACTTTAGAAACCTCCTATGAGGTTTCTAACATTTCACTAGCCTCCCTTGAAGTttacaaaattacacaaacctcccctgagattaaggttttgataacaaaattagtccaatCAGAAAAggtaacattaaaaaaatattttaagaaaagagatgaaattttatttcataaatacccttatgcatgtatataagttgtattagtaacagaataaaaataattaaaaattaaaaacaactAATATACACATTTCACCACTCAAAAAGTTCACATTCAATAAATTAGACAACAtaaataagcaacaaaactaTATTAATCATCACAAAATTCAGCAAAACAGACTAGTCATATCTTTTGATATGATGTTTACTAtgattcttgtgattttgaacagaaattttttttcaaaatttacctttcttttccctccttTATCCTTTATTAATATCTAACGATTAAGTAATTAGAGCactaattaattattaataacgaattaatgaaaataactgttaaaaatttctttaatgATGAACGATGACTAGTAATTACAAAATAACATCAATTGATACTATTTTGTTATAGATAGAATTTGACAATGACCAAAAAATCAGTTGTACACAATGTGGAAAGAAGAATTTTGgtagaagaaaaaaatataggGCAAAACAAGATTGTTCATGAGGAtattttctttgaaactctTAAAATTGTGACAGTTGTAAAATAATTTCGTGGAAGTAAaggagaaaagagggaaaagaaaggcaaaatttaaaaaattttctattcaaaatcacaagaatcaTAACAAACATCATGTAAAAAGAGATGCCTAGTCtgctttgttaaattttgtgatcattagtataattttattacttatttgtATTGTCTAATATATTAAATATGAACTTTTTGAACGGTAAAATGTTTGTATCAattgtttctaatttttaattatttttatttttttactaatacaacttatatataTGCCTAAGGGGCatttatgaaataaaagttCATATCTCTTcttaaagtacttttttaatgttactttttctaattgaaCTAATTTTGTTAGCAAAACCTTAATCTCATGACAGATTTGTGTAATTTTGCAAACTTCAGGGGACActagtgaaattgtcaaaaacctcaagggaggtttctaaaattatcccttgaaTGTATCCCACTACTTGTAAGCTTGTCCTTTATACTCCACTCATTGTTGTAAAAGaatacaagaaacaaaccaAAAATCAACAAACTGATCCTTCCATTTATCTAGTGCTGTAACTAAGAATGGGTACCAAAATAGAACTTACTTGTACTTGCAATTTAATAACGTAACCAAGCACCACTCCAATGGGTATGCCTAGCAAATAATAGCAACCCACGTTGACCCATGCCACAGTTCCCTGCCATCCAGCCCCCACAGCAACCCCTTGAAAAAGGAAGAATTATTTCATATAGTAtcatttatataaaaaaaaataacaaaaaaaatagaaaacttgctttttcttttttggtaattTCTTTTGAGATGTTAAAACTTAAAATTCACAAGGTCACAACATCTTTAGAGCAATCTGGTGGAACCAGAACCATCTTGATTTTTTCATTTTACTCTTTCTATAACTGATAACAACCATCAATATGACATAAAAAAAACAAGCTTACCAGAAAGAACCGGTTGAACACTGTTCAGAAGTATGGAAAATGCTAACAATGGCGATAACTGACCAACTGCTACAGCCACATCAGGACTTGTGGTGAATATGTAAGATACACGTTCtcgaaagaagagaaagaatatGAATAGCACAAATCCAATGGCCAAAGATGTCAGAACTGAAAACCATATGGAGAACTTTGCTGCTTTAGCGCTCCCCCTTCCAAGTTCATTCGCAACTCGTACACTATATATGTGAGGAGGGTAAATGATTAGTAGTCTTTAGGATGTACTGTTACGGAGAACAGAATGGAACATTATGTGATTCATCATCAAGAGAAACAAAATAAGTCAAAAAAGTGCTGCAAGTTACAGGCATTGTGAAAGCCCGCTTAGGCTTTAGCAAATCATTTCACTTTTATGACTTATTTAATGTTGAAAGAAAAGAGCTCAATGCATATGCGAACTTGTAGCGGAATTACCTTGCTGCAGCCATGAAGCCAAGAGAAATCATCATCTCCCAGCCACTAATATTTAGGCTgcaaaaggaaaacatttttTGCTGGTTTGATAAACTAGAACTTGACGCAAGTACGGAAAGGAGAGAATTTTAAGAAAGAGGAAGAAATCAATACCAAATAGAAAGAGCATCAATTGCAACCTCTGCATTCTTCATGTTTCCAGTAAGAAGAATCAATATGGTGTTGTACCACAGCTCGAGACTGCATAGAAGGTCCAAAAATTATACAAGTAAAACGTCTAAGAAGGAAATACCTATATGTCAATTACGAAAGAAGGTATTTTTCATGTTCGCATAAGAATAGTTTGCACACTGGATTAAAACTTTCACCCTGTTATAAGAAAGATTACCGTGTTTCCAATATTTTCACATAAAAACAGATGGAAGATGAAAATGAGGAATAATCGTTTCCCCAACTAGATCCACTCATATAAAATCTGCTCAATTGGTACTTTAATGATGCAGATTTTGCAACACAACTTTGCTTCACATGGTGAGGCAATAACAAAAGTTTATTACCATCCAAAATGGCAAGCAACAAGCTTGGCTTACACTGCTTGATTACCGATGTGACACATCATGAACAGATTTATTATTCTTCCACACAAAAATTTTGCTTCTTTAAACAAGGTTGAAATTTCCCAAAGAGATTCCTCAAGCAATGATTTAATAAagagctctttttttttttttaaagcattGGCACCACTTTCTTTCGTTGTCACAGTAGGTGCAAATCTTCCAAGATACTAGAGTTTTTAAGAGTGTAACCAAAGAATTATCTTACCATACCATTGCACCAGATGATAATGAAAGCTTAATAATTGGCAAGAGATCTTTGAAAGCCAAGGATGAAAGACCTTTCCATGTTTCCCGGCAGCCTCCGCAAAGAACAAACAGAAGTTGGCCAACATTGGGAAGCCAAAAAGCCAAGATTGTAGAAATCATGGCACCAGGAATTCCATATTTGTATTTCACTGTTAAAAGCCATGAGAGAAGCACGTGGATTGATAGAGAAAAGGCTGCCACATATGCAATAATCATGTTCTTGCTTTGTGCTTGGAGGAACATTTGGCAGGTAAATGATACACCGAATGCATAGAGCACAGGAATTAACCAGTCAGCAATAGTTCCTGCCGCTTCTGAAATAGCTTCTTCCTGTCCTAAAGCTCTTAAAATTGGggcagtgaaaatgaaaattggtAGAAGCACAGTTGATGTCACAGATAAGACAATCCACGACCTTTGCAGATAGACTCCAAGCATATGATATTGCTTTCCACCATAGGCTTGCCCACAAAGAGTTTCCAATCCACTAGCCATGCCCAACTGTATATTCAAATTTGGCatacagaagaaaagaaaccttAAAGACCACTTCAGTTTACATGTTCCAAAGTATTGCACTAGCCTGATCTATGGAAACTCCACTGCTCAATTTGAATTTTACAATATCACCAAAACCACCACCTTAGAAATGCGTAAAAAGGTGCATACTGAACAATAAACAATGGTTTCGATatgcaaaaattcaaaatttttttaggaAGGGGATTGTGTTGACATATTAAATTAAGCCTAAAAAATAGAAGTTTTTGTATTCTTATTTAGCAGTGTTTTAGTCAAATCAAGTTTTTAATAGTTTTGTCAGAGGTAAGTTATAgtagttttattattattattattatttcatttaGAGGTATCCCAACCTCTCGGCCAGACTAATCCTCCAAGTCTGTATAGAGTTTTACCCTAAGGATACACAGTGAGGTAGCACACACAGGACCTGTTGGTAACTACTAGGCTACGGAACCAGTTGAACTATCCGCTAGGGGCAGTGGTTTTATTATTTAGAAATTGGTATTTTATTAGGAAATTCTTATGGTTGCAAGACTTGTTTGTCAAGTCATCTAATGTATAAATAGGGAGTTTTATTATTGTTAGTTGAGAATAGTAAAATTTGAGAGCCAAGTTACAATGGTATATTATTGATATTTATTCCTCTCTTGTATGTGCGTAAATTGTCTCCCCATATATATTGATTCTATGAAATTTATCTCCTATAGCTTTTTGGTGGAATTTTTTTGGGTTCTACATCTAGGATCAGAGCCCTAGATTCAAGAAATTGATTATGGAGTGCCTATGAATATTGAAGAATTGGCCTGATTACGAAATTAATCCTACACGTTTTGCTATAAGAGAGTTGGGGCACAAGGTTATATTAGAAGAAGTCAGTTGATTGAGTTAGACCATAAATTTGGTCAGGGATTAACCAATTGTGAAAATTGGACCATAAGATTGATTCAAAAATTGTTAGATTGATTGTTATATGAAGACAGAGATCGGAGAAAAGTCTTGTCAGTTGAATTGTAATTACAAAAATTACAAAGTGATGAGCTGTCAATAAATTGACATCAAATTGTGTCAAGAAAAACAGTCTATTCAGGTGCATGGATTACTGCAACgaaaaaaagtaaatgaaaaacTAGTATAAAGTGACATTGACTGAATTTGCAAGGAAGATTAATGTTCGTGATTGTATCAAATCTAATCCGAGAGAGAACTCGATTTAAAGGACCAATGTTGGCATTTTAAATCAAGTCTAAAAATAGAAGTTTCTATATTGTTATTTAACAGTGTTTTAATCAAATCAAGTTTTTTACTAGTTTTGTTAGAGTCAAGTTATAAtagttttattatttaaaaattaatattttattagaaaatttcttgtaGTTGTAAGGTTTGTTTGCCAAGTCATCTAATTTTAAGGAGTCTTATTGTTATCAATTGAGAAGAGTGAAATTTGAGAGTCTtgttattatatataattattgaTATATTATTGATATTCATTCCCCTTTCTCCCACATATTTGTGTATGTATATAAATTGCCTCTCCATAGACATAAATTTATCTCCTTTATCTTTTTGGTAGAATTTTTGGATGCTGCAGATTGCACAAGAATGTCATACAGTGAGCTGACCGACAACCTGTTGGGTATTTCACTACTGCATTCATCAGGGTATGTTTTTCGATTTGATAACACAAGGAAGTTGCATGAACAATGATAAAAGAAGATCCACCATCTATGCTAAGATAGGTCAAAGAAAAAGAGCCTAGTATAATATTCAGTTTCTATGATCAAGGTCTGAAAGTCGCGGCACCAACCACAGCGTGAACACTATCGTTCTACATCAATCACCACATATGAGAATAATATCAGGTCATATGCCTTTTCTTTTAGGAATAATACAGAAACGTCCCTTAAGATTTTTGGCAATTGCAATCACCACCCTTGAGATCTGAAAAATtacagaaacctcccctgaaaaGTAAGTTTTAATAACAAATGGTGATGTAAGCACAAAATATCTCCTATATTGCCCCTatttgatttacaaaataaattgaatgataaaagaaataaaatatcaGCATTACTTGctaagtaaaaaattttaaggTGGTTCTTTATAGTAAAATTTAGGCCATGTTTTAAGGCATTATTTTTTAACgtttggatttcttttttttttcttttactaagTAAGTTGTAAAGAAAttgtttttaacaaatgcatCCCTactagttggctatttataaAACTAAGCAAGAAGTCCATTTAAATGATCCAGGAATGGAATATAATGTATTAAGTGAGATGAAGTTAggcttttgaataaataattatttgcaaaatgtgattttcttttcttcttacaCCCACTTTTCACTTAGGATTTGTAAAGTTGTTAAGGCTATTATAGTCTTTTCATAGCaccaagggaggtaagtgtaatttttcataCCTCAAAGGAGGTAGCTGcaattgtcagaaaccttaggagaggtttatgaaattatccctttcttTTATGCCAAATGCGTAAGGGAATGCAAAATATCATGAAAAATATAGAAAACTAGAATCAATTTGAGATGTCTAATACTACGCCAAATACACTGATTTGACGTGTTAAATACTGTCTACCTCATATTTTGTTCCTACTGCCCATTTGTAGTATAGCATTCATAGGAACTTAATAATCATATTTGGCTAAAgctcatttatatatatatatatatatatatatatatatatgaaagtagCTATTTTAATCAGAGTTGTTTCTCACTCCTACATCACATACCTAATTGAAGAGAATTAATGGGTTATGGGTCACTTGGGTTTTACCTATATTGAATCCTATTTGgattatattatatgtttaaaaattatctctaattttaaaataactttaaaaaataattaatgttATCTTAATGATATTGctttaaaaatcaactaattttattttaatgattctattttctatcaaattattacataAAGAACTATAGTAAAACCtttttcaaatcacaaattATTGAAATGTTACATATTCCATAAATTACTTCCTTTCATCACCATATCATTAATTAGTATTTAAATTGTTCATCATCTCTTCCCCtaattttgaattaacttaGTGCAAAACAAAGAATATACTATTACATCGACAGATTTACCAATATTGCTTGAAACTAAATATTTATTGATGAAAAAAGCACATTGCTGGATTttttctacttaattaaatGTGAATATATAGTTCTAAGTTTatggtcattataaaaatttaaattatctaaaagaatatttataaaaaaaatatctaCGAAATTTTTGATATGAGATACATTATTTGAGGTATACTATCATATTATTGTGAAAGTAtgtaaacaaaattttaaaaattagtaaataattgaacatttagaatgcattaattttttaaagttaatatGAACGAACATGTAGTATTGttattaatttttgtatttaaattattcatatttgtataaattcattataaataaaaaaaaaggagaaaaattcTAGTAAACATTGACAAGCATAATAGCTATGCTTTTCCTAAAATAGAGTAAGATTTTACAGGATCTCTTCTCTGCATAAGCTGCTCTTCCACTTAATAGGCCAGAAACTATCTGGTAATACCAAACTATCAAGCTCCTAAATAGATCAATGAAGTGGAAACCTTCTCGACTCTTTATGGATCCAAAGAAAGCTTAAACTGATAGTACAAGTATTAATTGTTGGTCATCTATGTAAAAGTGTGAAAAATATTAATGTTGGTATACAGGCAGAATAGTGGCTTGCTCTCCACAGGGTCAAGTTTGCTAATTTGTACTGCCATTTGCCAAATTTTTGTAACAAGATGGAGAATAACTTGAAATCagaaactaaggaaaaatgcttGTAAATATGACAACATAG is part of the Coffea eugenioides isolate CCC68of chromosome 6, Ceug_1.0, whole genome shotgun sequence genome and encodes:
- the LOC113774799 gene encoding protein DETOXIFICATION 21-like isoform X2 is translated as MSEDVSKKLLTEVSHGEEHLNEEEKLKDRIWSESKKMWVVAAPAIFTRFSTFGTSVITQAFVGHIGATQLAAYSLVQTVLLRFANGILLGMASGLETLCGQAYGGKQYHMLGVYLQRSWIVLSVTSTVLLPIFIFTAPILRALGQEEAISEAAGTIADWLIPVLYAFGVSFTCQMFLQAQSKNMIIAYVAAFSLSIHVLLSWLLTVKYKYGIPGAMISTILAFWLPNVGQLLFVLCGGCRETWKGLSSLAFKDLLPIIKLSLSSGAMVCLELWYNTILILLTGNMKNAEVAIDALSICLNISGWEMMISLGFMAAASVRVANELGRGSAKAAKFSIWFSVLTSLAIGFVLFIFFLFFRERVSYIFTTSPDVAVAVGQLSPLLAFSILLNSVQPVLSGVAVGAGWQGTVAWVNVGCYYLLGIPIGVVLGYVIKLQVQGVWIGMLIGTLVQTIVLVVITLRTDWDRQVLIAQQRINRWFIPSENDNRSESL
- the LOC113774799 gene encoding protein DETOXIFICATION 21-like isoform X1; protein product: MWCFFFGRVLNRQALHLIIMEDITKMSEDVSKKLLTEVSHGEEHLNEEEKLKDRIWSESKKMWVVAAPAIFTRFSTFGTSVITQAFVGHIGATQLAAYSLVQTVLLRFANGILLGMASGLETLCGQAYGGKQYHMLGVYLQRSWIVLSVTSTVLLPIFIFTAPILRALGQEEAISEAAGTIADWLIPVLYAFGVSFTCQMFLQAQSKNMIIAYVAAFSLSIHVLLSWLLTVKYKYGIPGAMISTILAFWLPNVGQLLFVLCGGCRETWKGLSSLAFKDLLPIIKLSLSSGAMVCLELWYNTILILLTGNMKNAEVAIDALSICLNISGWEMMISLGFMAAASVRVANELGRGSAKAAKFSIWFSVLTSLAIGFVLFIFFLFFRERVSYIFTTSPDVAVAVGQLSPLLAFSILLNSVQPVLSGVAVGAGWQGTVAWVNVGCYYLLGIPIGVVLGYVIKLQVQGVWIGMLIGTLVQTIVLVVITLRTDWDRQVLIAQQRINRWFIPSENDNRSESL